One stretch of Streptomyces hygroscopicus DNA includes these proteins:
- a CDS encoding Ser/Thr phosphatase has product MTDDSGDGGTWGCVPAHLGELLDLVDEAVVICDRADGPVRGFNRAAAHLFPRLRPGGPVSMSAAAPLARAAARREERFSAAYEGRGLSGRLHTAGGLTVWLVHQVGSAQEAEAALAHEREKSAFLEETTRRLGASLHHGRTVRALVEIVIPKLADASVVVLPVSGRRTHWHRAGPGDARCSGEVAVETLKWVPKVEDALYGLQPRPTVVRPQEMAALDEVMPGEFGRGEDALVVQLAAGGVPAGALIMLRGPERARFDDSDIELAHRFAVRAGLALATAALYSQQAHTIAVLQASMAPEPLPSADGLRLGAAYRPAAEALRISGDFYHVAPSAAGGVTFFFGDVSGKGAEAAVVAGQVRQSMRTLAMVRTGPDPLRDLRLLNDLVMSAGHRFTTLVTGSARPCDDGSVKVEIASGGHLSPLVLRDDGKVAEIVCEGMLLGAVPDPSFGRTECRLEPGELMLLYSDGVTEARGGASGREIYGDERLVDALASCVGMQAPSVAERLELLTTEWLAGRPHDDISILTLQAPPRRDAPPHRPPESSGGSGPAGESEGP; this is encoded by the coding sequence ATGACGGACGACAGCGGCGACGGGGGCACATGGGGCTGTGTCCCGGCGCACCTCGGCGAGCTGCTGGATCTTGTCGACGAGGCCGTCGTCATCTGCGATCGGGCCGATGGGCCCGTCCGGGGATTCAACCGCGCCGCCGCCCACCTCTTCCCCCGGCTGCGCCCGGGCGGGCCGGTGAGCATGTCGGCCGCCGCGCCCCTCGCCCGGGCCGCCGCCCGGCGGGAGGAGCGTTTCTCCGCCGCTTACGAGGGCCGCGGGCTCAGCGGTCGCCTGCACACCGCCGGTGGGCTCACGGTGTGGCTGGTCCATCAGGTCGGCAGCGCTCAGGAGGCCGAGGCCGCGCTCGCCCACGAGCGCGAGAAGTCGGCCTTTCTGGAGGAGACCACCCGGCGCCTGGGCGCCTCGCTCCACCACGGCCGTACCGTCCGTGCGCTCGTCGAGATCGTGATCCCGAAGCTGGCGGACGCGTCCGTGGTCGTCCTGCCCGTGAGCGGGCGGCGTACCCACTGGCACCGGGCGGGTCCGGGCGATGCCCGGTGTTCCGGGGAGGTGGCGGTCGAGACGCTGAAATGGGTGCCCAAGGTCGAGGACGCGCTATACGGGCTCCAACCGCGCCCCACTGTCGTACGCCCCCAGGAGATGGCCGCGCTCGACGAGGTCATGCCCGGTGAGTTCGGTCGGGGCGAGGACGCGCTGGTGGTCCAGCTCGCCGCGGGGGGCGTGCCGGCCGGTGCGCTGATCATGCTGCGCGGCCCGGAGCGTGCCCGCTTCGACGACTCGGACATCGAGCTGGCGCATCGGTTCGCCGTACGGGCCGGACTCGCGCTGGCAACGGCGGCGCTCTACTCGCAGCAGGCCCACACCATCGCCGTCCTGCAGGCCAGCATGGCTCCGGAGCCGCTGCCGTCGGCCGACGGCCTCAGGCTCGGCGCCGCGTACCGACCGGCCGCGGAGGCTCTGCGCATCAGCGGCGACTTCTACCATGTGGCCCCTTCCGCCGCGGGCGGGGTCACGTTCTTCTTCGGCGACGTGTCCGGCAAGGGCGCGGAGGCCGCGGTGGTGGCAGGGCAGGTACGACAGAGCATGCGCACTCTGGCCATGGTCCGGACGGGGCCCGATCCCCTGCGTGACCTGCGGCTGCTCAACGACCTCGTCATGAGCGCCGGCCACCGCTTCACGACCCTGGTCACGGGTTCCGCCCGCCCCTGCGACGACGGCTCGGTGAAGGTGGAGATCGCCAGCGGCGGCCACCTCTCCCCGCTCGTCCTGCGCGACGATGGAAAGGTGGCGGAAATCGTCTGCGAGGGCATGCTCCTCGGAGCGGTGCCCGATCCCAGTTTCGGCCGTACCGAGTGCCGTCTCGAACCCGGTGAGCTGATGCTTCTCTACAGCGACGGGGTCACCGAGGCACGCGGTGGTGCGAGCGGGCGGGAGATCTACGGCGACGAACGCCTCGTCGACGCGCTGGCAAGCTGCGTCGGCATGCAGGCGCCGTCGGTCGCCGAGCGGCTGGAACTCCTCACGACCGAATGGCTCGCCGGCCGCCCGCACGACGACATCTCCATCCTGACGCTTCAGGCACCTCCCCGCCGTGACGCACCACCGCACCGTCCGCCCGAGAGCAGCGGCGGGTCCGGACCTGCCGGGGAGTCCGAGGGCCCATGA
- a CDS encoding DNA-binding protein: MRRGIKVLATGLSAQDVDRLEGGGTVPTLPLLRTLAKALDAILDVSIDAEETRVSFVPHAA; encoded by the coding sequence ATGCGGCGGGGCATCAAAGTGCTGGCGACAGGGCTGTCCGCACAGGACGTGGACCGTCTCGAGGGAGGCGGCACCGTGCCGACGCTCCCGCTGCTGCGCACCTTGGCCAAGGCACTGGACGCCATACTGGACGTGTCGATCGACGCTGAAGAAACCCGCGTCTCATTCGTGCCGCACGCCGCATAG
- a CDS encoding ethyl tert-butyl ether degradation protein EthD, with amino-acid sequence MIKFVFMINRIDGMTFEEFVEHHRNRHAPLFTSIPEARQYVKKYTVSHPVPADGYPSPAYDGLTEIWFESWTDHDAFFASRNYKELVNPDESNFIDMNSVAVMVTEERVVV; translated from the coding sequence GTGATCAAGTTCGTTTTCATGATCAACCGTATCGATGGAATGACCTTCGAGGAATTCGTTGAGCATCACCGAAACCGCCACGCCCCGTTGTTCACCTCTATTCCAGAAGCGCGGCAGTACGTAAAGAAGTACACCGTCTCCCACCCGGTACCCGCCGACGGGTATCCGAGCCCCGCCTACGATGGCCTCACTGAAATCTGGTTTGAAAGCTGGACGGATCACGACGCCTTCTTCGCGTCCAGGAATTACAAGGAGTTGGTGAATCCAGACGAGAGTAATTTCATCGATATGAATTCGGTGGCAGTAATGGTCACTGAAGAAAGGGTTGTGGTCTAA
- a CDS encoding MerR family transcriptional regulator, translating to MRIGELSVRTGASRRSLRYYEQQGLLVSARSPSGQRCYDDDHVQRVALIQAFLAAGMSSRTIALMVPCMTEPNMNRARQALTAMNQERNRLSSTIDSLVAARAALDHLIDVNRDFLANVVDDQPRTD from the coding sequence ATGCGGATCGGTGAACTGTCCGTCCGGACAGGAGCAAGCCGTCGATCACTGCGCTACTACGAGCAGCAGGGCTTGCTGGTCAGCGCGAGGTCCCCCAGCGGTCAACGGTGCTACGACGATGATCATGTCCAGCGGGTGGCGTTGATTCAGGCATTCCTGGCCGCCGGAATGTCCAGCAGAACCATCGCCCTGATGGTCCCCTGCATGACGGAGCCCAACATGAATAGAGCCCGGCAAGCCTTGACCGCAATGAATCAGGAGCGAAATCGCCTTTCGTCCACAATAGACAGCCTAGTCGCCGCCAGAGCGGCACTTGATCACCTGATTGACGTAAATCGAGACTTTCTGGCGAACGTGGTGGACGACCAGCCTCGGACCGACTAA
- a CDS encoding transposase — MPDNITVHLDAGYDSDKTCALLNARGIHGRIAHKGEKAPILASRRWHVERTHAWQNAFYRLARCYERRATVIDAFFDLADTVITMRSRIRQAWTTHRLSTRDLLQTPIRRIAENADREQF, encoded by the coding sequence TTGCCCGACAACATCACCGTGCACCTGGACGCCGGCTACGACTCGGACAAGACCTGCGCTCTGCTCAACGCGCGCGGCATCCACGGCCGCATCGCGCATAAAGGTGAGAAGGCACCGATCCTGGCCAGCCGGCGTTGGCACGTCGAACGTACCCACGCCTGGCAGAACGCCTTCTACCGGCTCGCCCGCTGCTACGAGCGGCGCGCCACCGTCATCGACGCATTTTTCGATCTCGCCGACACGGTCATCACCATGCGTAGCCGGATCCGACAGGCATGGACAACTCACCGCCTATCCACACGCGACCTCTTGCAGACTCCAATCCGGCGGATCGCGGAAAATGCCGACAGGGAACAATTTTAA
- a CDS encoding peptide methionine sulfoxide reductase → MLFSRHKNHLPSPEEALKGRPEPGFAVPDRHTVLGNPLAGPYPEGLVVADFGLGCFWGAERKFWQAPGVWTTLVGYQGGHTENPTYEEVCSGLTGHTEAVRVVFDPTITSYAALLKLFWESHDPTQGFRQGNDVGTQYRSAIYAHSPEQQSEAESSRAAYQSVLTGSGYGEITTEILPAGPFYAAEAYHQQYLDKNPAGYCGIGGTGVSCPIGVAKAEG, encoded by the coding sequence ATGCTGTTCAGCCGCCACAAGAACCACCTCCCCTCCCCCGAGGAGGCGCTGAAGGGCCGCCCCGAACCGGGTTTCGCCGTCCCCGACCGCCACACGGTCCTCGGCAACCCGCTGGCCGGCCCGTACCCGGAGGGCCTGGTCGTCGCCGACTTCGGCCTGGGCTGCTTCTGGGGCGCGGAGCGGAAGTTCTGGCAGGCCCCGGGCGTCTGGACCACCCTCGTCGGCTACCAGGGCGGCCACACCGAGAACCCCACCTACGAGGAGGTCTGCAGCGGCCTCACCGGCCACACCGAGGCCGTCCGCGTCGTCTTCGACCCGACGATCACCTCCTACGCAGCCCTCCTGAAGCTCTTCTGGGAGTCCCACGACCCCACCCAGGGCTTCCGCCAGGGCAACGACGTCGGCACCCAGTACCGCTCGGCCATCTACGCCCACTCCCCCGAGCAGCAGTCCGAGGCCGAGTCCTCCCGCGCCGCCTACCAGTCCGTCCTGACGGGCTCCGGCTACGGCGAGATCACCACCGAGATCCTCCCCGCGGGCCCCTTCTACGCCGCCGAGGCATATCACCAGCAGTACTTGGACAAGAACCCGGCCGGCTACTGCGGCATCGGCGGCACGGGCGTCTCCTGCCCGATCGGCGTGGCCAAGGCGGAGGGCTGA
- a CDS encoding membrane protein, with amino-acid sequence MELLIFLIAIVMIGGLIVMPALRRRRGGREAVRGMMRASDPQEYGFVPRERLDVRLPGPDRQLIDALEEVQARQDWQPAARLLALTEATSELRWQRVQTLAGAAAFELAQAPGQGGMWLRTWRVAAPEDPGAAAVQAEFLVRQALLDPSSVDFRMILEEARDVCHEAARLAPDDPVPHIIELGVARGMAYRQADFEELWSKVTKLAPHHMGAHLAALHYWCEKWHGSQDRADAFTHAAAASAPEKSLLPALPLFGVFEHLPEANLVRTLYRSEVIVKAIEGALFAVRHAPADHPVLPHVRHLLVFFLVRAERYAEALEQLRHVDGHVGAVPWSYGADPAAEYTVYRALAVAGWEGGGGSPATLPR; translated from the coding sequence ATGGAGCTTCTGATCTTCCTCATCGCCATCGTCATGATCGGCGGGCTGATCGTCATGCCGGCCCTGCGGCGGCGGCGCGGGGGCCGCGAGGCCGTGCGGGGGATGATGCGCGCCTCGGATCCGCAGGAGTACGGCTTCGTACCGCGCGAGCGGCTGGACGTACGGCTGCCCGGCCCGGACCGGCAGCTGATCGACGCCCTGGAGGAGGTCCAGGCCCGGCAGGACTGGCAGCCGGCCGCCCGCCTGCTCGCACTCACCGAGGCCACCTCGGAGCTGCGCTGGCAGCGGGTGCAGACGCTGGCCGGAGCGGCGGCCTTCGAGCTCGCCCAGGCCCCCGGCCAGGGCGGGATGTGGCTGCGCACCTGGCGGGTGGCGGCCCCCGAGGACCCGGGCGCGGCGGCGGTGCAGGCGGAGTTCCTGGTCCGCCAGGCGCTGCTCGACCCGTCCTCGGTGGACTTCCGGATGATCCTGGAGGAGGCCCGGGACGTCTGCCACGAGGCGGCCCGGCTGGCCCCGGACGACCCGGTGCCGCACATCATCGAGCTCGGCGTCGCCCGCGGTATGGCCTACCGGCAGGCCGACTTCGAGGAGCTGTGGTCCAAGGTCACCAAGCTCGCCCCGCACCACATGGGCGCCCACCTGGCCGCCCTCCACTACTGGTGCGAGAAATGGCACGGCTCCCAGGACCGCGCCGACGCCTTCACCCACGCGGCCGCCGCCTCGGCCCCCGAGAAGAGCCTCCTCCCCGCGCTGCCCCTCTTCGGCGTCTTCGAGCACCTGCCGGAGGCGAACCTCGTCCGCACGCTGTACCGGAGCGAGGTGATCGTGAAGGCGATCGAGGGCGCGCTCTTCGCCGTCCGCCACGCCCCCGCCGATCACCCGGTGCTGCCGCACGTCCGCCATCTGCTGGTCTTCTTCCTGGTCCGGGCGGAGCGGTACGCGGAGGCCCTGGAGCAGCTGCGCCACGTGGACGGCCATGTGGGCGCGGTCCCGTGGTCGTACGGGGCGGATCCGGCGGCCGAGTACACGGTCTACCGGGCGCTCGCGGTCGCGGGCTGGGAGGGCGGGGGCGGCTCTCCGGCGACGCTGCCGCGGTGA
- a CDS encoding cystathionine gamma-synthase gives MSHQHPQGHPQSFETLAIHAGQEADSLTGAVVPPIYQVSTYKQDGVGGLRGGYEYSRSANPTRSALEENLAALEGGRRGLAFASGLAAEDCLLRTLLVPGDHVVIPDDAYGGTFRLFAKVVERWGVEWSVADTSDPAAVQAALRPRTKVIWVETPSNPLLGITDIAAVADIARTAGARLVVDNTFASPYLQQPLALGADVVVHSTTKYMGGHSDVVGGALVVSDTGLGDELAFHQNAMGAIAGPFDAWLVMRGIKTLAVRMDRHSANATRIAEMLVAHPKVTRVYYPGLPEHAGHEIAAKQMRAFGGMVSFQVAGGEEAAVEVCDRARLFTLGESLGGVESLIEHPGRMTHASAAGSALEVPADLVRLSVGIESVDDLLMDLSQALG, from the coding sequence ATGAGCCACCAGCACCCCCAGGGGCATCCTCAGAGTTTCGAGACGCTCGCCATCCACGCGGGTCAGGAGGCCGACTCGCTCACCGGCGCCGTCGTCCCCCCGATCTACCAGGTCTCCACCTACAAGCAGGACGGGGTGGGCGGTCTGCGGGGCGGCTATGAGTACAGCCGTTCCGCCAACCCCACCCGCAGCGCGCTCGAGGAGAACCTGGCCGCGCTGGAAGGTGGCCGCCGCGGCCTCGCCTTCGCGTCCGGTCTCGCCGCCGAGGACTGCCTGCTGCGCACGCTTCTGGTGCCGGGCGACCATGTCGTCATCCCGGACGACGCCTACGGCGGTACGTTCCGCCTGTTCGCCAAGGTCGTGGAGCGCTGGGGGGTGGAGTGGTCGGTCGCCGACACCTCCGACCCGGCGGCCGTACAGGCCGCGCTCCGCCCCCGTACGAAGGTGATCTGGGTCGAGACCCCGAGCAACCCGCTGCTCGGCATCACCGACATCGCCGCCGTCGCCGACATCGCCCGCACCGCGGGGGCCCGGCTGGTGGTGGACAACACCTTCGCCAGCCCCTACCTCCAGCAGCCGCTCGCGCTCGGCGCGGATGTCGTGGTGCACTCCACCACCAAGTACATGGGCGGGCACTCGGATGTCGTCGGCGGTGCGCTGGTCGTCTCCGACACCGGCCTCGGGGACGAACTCGCCTTCCACCAGAACGCGATGGGCGCCATCGCCGGGCCCTTCGACGCCTGGCTGGTGATGCGCGGCATCAAGACCCTCGCCGTCCGCATGGACCGGCACAGCGCCAACGCGACGCGGATCGCGGAGATGCTCGTCGCGCACCCCAAGGTGACCCGGGTCTACTACCCGGGGCTGCCGGAGCACGCGGGGCACGAGATCGCGGCCAAGCAGATGCGGGCCTTCGGCGGCATGGTGTCGTTCCAGGTCGCGGGCGGCGAGGAGGCGGCGGTCGAGGTGTGCGACCGGGCGCGGCTGTTCACGCTCGGGGAGTCGCTCGGCGGCGTCGAGTCGCTGATCGAGCACCCGGGGCGGATGACACACGCCTCGGCGGCGGGCTCGGCGCTCGAGGTACCGGCCGATCTCGTACGGCTGTCGGTGGGCATCGAGTCGGTCGACGATCTGCTCATGGACCTGAGCCAGGCTCTGGGCTGA
- a CDS encoding sigma-70 family RNA polymerase sigma factor, producing MVRERRAARDGRRAREFEVFVAGAGGRLLHAAALLTGEPTRDTEAAERLLTAALARTYARWDRLRGEDPYDHTRRTLAALFAHRGHRYRHPRGGLLARLTPQERLVLVLRLYEGVAEEQTAAALGLPVERVRAICTRAVTAMRSAAPRRGTYGTPPSAGTPAPAGQPPAAGTPPSAGQPPSTGQPPAAGTPPSTGTPPSTGRRTATGAAGAGTGAGAGAGAGTGTGTGVAP from the coding sequence GTGGTGCGAGAGCGGCGGGCAGCACGAGATGGCCGCCGGGCCCGGGAGTTCGAGGTATTCGTCGCGGGCGCGGGTGGCCGCCTGCTGCATGCGGCCGCGCTGCTCACGGGGGAGCCGACGAGGGACACCGAAGCCGCCGAGCGCCTGCTGACCGCCGCGCTCGCGCGCACGTACGCCCGCTGGGACCGGCTGCGCGGCGAAGATCCGTACGACCACACCCGCCGAACGCTGGCCGCCCTCTTCGCCCACCGAGGCCACCGCTACCGCCACCCGCGCGGCGGCCTCCTGGCCCGGCTCACCCCGCAGGAGCGGCTGGTGCTGGTGCTGCGGCTGTACGAGGGGGTCGCGGAGGAGCAGACGGCGGCGGCGCTCGGCCTCCCGGTCGAGCGAGTCCGGGCGATCTGCACCCGTGCGGTCACGGCGATGCGCAGCGCGGCGCCGCGGCGCGGTACGTACGGAACGCCCCCGTCCGCCGGAACGCCCGCGCCCGCGGGACAGCCCCCTGCCGCTGGAACGCCCCCGTCCGCGGGACAGCCCCCGTCCACCGGACAACCTCCGGCCGCCGGAACGCCCCCGTCCACCGGAACGCCCCCGTCCACCGGTCGCCGGACGGCCACCGGCGCGGCCGGAGCCGGGACGGGAGCCGGAGCCGGAGCCGGGGCTGGAACCGGGACCGGGACCGGGGTGGCGCCATGA
- a CDS encoding MarR family transcriptional regulator, producing MPTQSDMTTQLDTGVLDTLQHQVAVFARRAEQTRLGGVGQARNSMDRAAYLLLNRLDQEGPMGVKALAGSMGIDSSTVTRQVAPLVDSGMVKRTSHPEDGRAVVLQLSPRGKARLEEVRSSRRDLMARVTDDWTAEERDLFCDLLTRFNVALSAAHSTVPQATPAT from the coding sequence ATGCCCACCCAATCGGACATGACGACTCAACTCGACACCGGCGTACTGGACACGCTCCAGCATCAGGTCGCCGTCTTCGCCCGCCGTGCGGAACAGACCCGGCTCGGCGGCGTCGGCCAGGCCCGCAACTCCATGGACCGAGCCGCGTATCTGCTGCTCAACCGGCTCGACCAGGAAGGCCCGATGGGGGTCAAGGCGCTCGCAGGGAGCATGGGCATCGACTCGTCCACCGTGACCCGCCAGGTCGCCCCGCTGGTCGACTCCGGCATGGTCAAGCGCACCTCGCACCCCGAGGACGGCCGCGCGGTCGTGCTCCAGCTCTCCCCGCGCGGCAAGGCCCGCCTGGAGGAAGTGCGCTCCTCACGGCGCGACCTGATGGCCCGCGTGACCGACGACTGGACAGCGGAGGAGCGCGATCTCTTCTGCGATCTGCTGACCCGGTTCAACGTCGCCCTCTCCGCCGCACACAGCACGGTGCCCCAGGCGACGCCCGCCACCTGA
- a CDS encoding threonine dehydratase, translating to MAARHGDEDGPGSGSGPASPPTSSASASASTGSAGSGLASSPASGSGRSASASGSQGSASGSAGSGSEGSAPGGSASASASEGPETIKTITLDDIRGAQKTLSGISRLTALEGSRYLSGLVGSPVHLKCENLQRTGSFKLRGGYVRISGLSPEERAAGVVAASAGNHAQGVALAASLLGVRSTVFMPEGAPLPKIAATRDYGAEVRLRGQIVDETMRAAQEYAERTGAVFIHPFDHPDIIAGQGTVGLEILEQCPEVRTVVVGIGGGGLAAGIAVAVKALRPDVRVVGVQAEGAAAYPPSLAAGRPVSIEAPVTMADGIKVGRPGDVPFRIIDDLVDEVRTVTEDELSSALLLCLERAKLVVEPAGASPVAALLSAPESFEGPVVAVLSGGNVDPLLMQRILRHGMAAAGRYLSLRLLLTDRPGALATLLGVLSTLDANVLDVSHVRTNPRLGLSEAEVELHLETKGTGHCEEVREALRGAGYTVMA from the coding sequence ATGGCTGCACGACACGGCGACGAGGACGGGCCCGGCTCCGGGTCCGGCCCGGCCTCGCCCCCCACCTCCTCCGCTTCTGCTTCCGCCTCCACGGGTTCCGCGGGGTCTGGCCTCGCTTCCAGCCCTGCTTCCGGCTCCGGGCGGTCCGCCTCCGCTTCTGGCTCCCAGGGGTCCGCTTCTGGCTCCGCGGGGTCCGGCTCCGAGGGTTCCGCCCCCGGGGGCTCTGCCTCCGCTTCCGCCTCCGAGGGACCCGAGACGATCAAGACGATCACGCTCGACGACATCCGCGGGGCGCAGAAGACGCTGTCGGGGATCTCCCGGCTCACCGCGCTGGAGGGCAGCCGCTATCTGTCCGGTCTGGTCGGCTCGCCGGTCCACCTCAAATGCGAGAACCTGCAGCGCACCGGGTCGTTCAAGCTGCGCGGCGGCTATGTGCGGATCTCCGGGCTCAGCCCCGAGGAGCGCGCGGCCGGGGTGGTCGCGGCGAGCGCCGGGAACCATGCGCAGGGCGTCGCCCTCGCGGCCTCGCTGCTGGGGGTGCGCTCGACGGTCTTCATGCCCGAGGGCGCCCCGCTGCCCAAGATCGCGGCCACCCGGGACTACGGCGCCGAGGTGCGGCTGCGCGGCCAGATCGTGGACGAGACGATGCGGGCGGCGCAGGAGTACGCCGAGCGCACGGGCGCGGTCTTCATCCACCCCTTCGACCACCCCGACATCATCGCGGGGCAGGGCACGGTGGGGCTGGAGATCCTGGAGCAGTGCCCCGAGGTGCGCACCGTGGTGGTGGGCATCGGCGGGGGCGGGCTGGCGGCCGGGATCGCGGTGGCGGTGAAGGCCCTGCGGCCGGATGTGCGGGTGGTGGGGGTGCAGGCGGAGGGCGCCGCGGCGTATCCGCCGTCGCTGGCGGCCGGGCGGCCGGTCTCGATCGAGGCGCCCGTGACGATGGCGGACGGCATCAAGGTGGGGCGGCCGGGCGATGTGCCGTTCCGGATCATCGACGATCTCGTCGACGAGGTCCGTACGGTCACCGAGGACGAGCTGTCCAGCGCGCTGCTGCTCTGCCTGGAGCGGGCGAAGCTGGTGGTGGAGCCGGCGGGCGCGAGCCCGGTGGCCGCGCTGCTGTCGGCGCCGGAGTCCTTCGAGGGGCCGGTGGTCGCGGTGCTCTCGGGCGGCAATGTCGATCCGCTGCTGATGCAGCGCATCCTGCGGCACGGCATGGCCGCGGCGGGGCGCTATCTGTCGCTGCGGCTGCTGCTCACCGACCGGCCGGGGGCGCTGGCCACGCTGCTGGGGGTGCTGTCGACGCTGGACGCCAATGTGCTCGATGTCAGCCATGTACGCACCAATCCGCGGCTCGGGCTGAGCGAGGCCGAGGTGGAGCTGCACCTGGAGACGAAGGGGACGGGCCACTGCGAGGAGGTCCGGGAGGCGCTGCGCGGGGCCGGGTACACGGTGATGGCCTGA
- a CDS encoding ABC transporter, translating to MPGAIHAEGLVKTFGDVRALDGVDLDVPEGTVLGLLGPNGAGKTTAVRVLTTLLRPDSGTAVVAGVDVLKNPDEVRRSIGLSGQFAAVDEYLTGRENLQMVGQLYQMGARAAKARASELLERFSLAEAADRTAKTYSGGMRRRLDLAAALVVSPPVMFMDEPTTGLDPRNRQALWEVIQELVAGGTTLLLTTQYLEEADHLAHDICVIDRGRVIARGTSDQLKAHTGGERVEVVVHEREHIAVAQEVLRVLGKGETTVQEHTRQVTVPVVGGAKLLAEVIRELDTRGVEIDDIGLRRPTLDDVFISLTGHGTEDGLQGGGEAESKGVE from the coding sequence ATGCCAGGCGCTATTCACGCCGAGGGTCTGGTGAAGACCTTCGGCGACGTAAGGGCTCTGGACGGCGTCGACCTCGACGTACCGGAAGGAACCGTGCTCGGACTGCTCGGCCCCAATGGCGCGGGCAAGACCACCGCGGTGCGCGTGCTCACCACGCTGCTGCGCCCGGACAGCGGAACGGCGGTGGTCGCGGGGGTGGACGTGCTGAAGAACCCCGACGAGGTCCGCCGCTCCATCGGGCTGTCCGGCCAGTTCGCCGCCGTGGACGAGTATCTGACCGGCCGCGAGAACCTCCAGATGGTCGGCCAGCTCTACCAGATGGGAGCGCGGGCGGCCAAAGCCCGCGCGAGTGAGCTGCTGGAGCGGTTCAGCCTCGCCGAGGCGGCCGACCGCACCGCCAAGACGTACTCCGGCGGGATGCGCCGGAGGCTGGACCTCGCCGCGGCCCTGGTGGTCAGCCCGCCCGTGATGTTCATGGACGAGCCGACCACCGGTCTGGACCCGCGCAACCGGCAGGCGCTGTGGGAGGTCATCCAGGAGCTGGTGGCCGGTGGCACGACGCTGCTGCTGACCACGCAGTATCTGGAGGAGGCGGACCATCTGGCGCATGACATCTGCGTGATCGACCGCGGCCGGGTCATCGCCCGCGGCACCTCCGACCAGCTCAAGGCCCATACGGGCGGGGAGCGGGTGGAGGTCGTGGTGCATGAGCGCGAGCACATCGCGGTCGCCCAGGAGGTCCTGCGGGTCCTCGGCAAGGGCGAGACGACCGTGCAGGAGCACACCCGTCAGGTCACCGTCCCGGTCGTGGGCGGCGCCAAGCTGCTCGCCGAGGTCATCCGCGAACTGGACACCCGCGGTGTGGAGATCGACGACATCGGGCTGCGCCGCCCGACCCTGGACGACGTGTTCATCTCCCTCACCGGCCATGGGACCGAGGACGGACTCCAGGGCGGCGGCGAGGCCGAGAGCAAGGGAGTCGAATGA
- a CDS encoding ABC transporter yields MAVVEETGATVAAAPRPRGGPLRSVRDSLVVAKRNLLRMMRIPEMVVFGLVQPIMFVVLFSYVFGGAIMVPGQASADATVYREFLMAGIFAQTVTFATAGAGAGIADDMNKGLIDRFRSLPMARGAVLTGRTLADLVQTALTLVVLAIVAVIVGWRIHDGALKALGAFGLLLLLGYAFSWIGALIGLSVRTPEAATSGGLIWLFPLTFISNAFVPSSKMPAVLGHIADWNPFSATVQASRQLFGNPEGVVSDAWPMQHPALASVLWSLLIIVLFRTLAVRKYRSATA; encoded by the coding sequence ATGGCCGTCGTCGAGGAGACCGGTGCCACCGTCGCGGCGGCCCCCCGGCCGCGCGGCGGACCGCTGCGCTCCGTCCGGGACTCGCTGGTGGTCGCCAAGCGCAATCTCCTGCGGATGATGCGCATCCCGGAGATGGTGGTGTTCGGCCTGGTGCAGCCGATCATGTTCGTGGTGCTGTTCAGCTATGTGTTCGGCGGCGCGATCATGGTTCCGGGGCAGGCCAGCGCGGACGCCACGGTGTATCGCGAGTTCCTGATGGCCGGGATCTTCGCGCAGACCGTGACGTTCGCCACGGCGGGCGCGGGGGCAGGCATCGCCGACGATATGAACAAGGGGCTGATCGACCGCTTCCGCTCATTGCCGATGGCGCGTGGCGCGGTGCTCACCGGCCGTACGCTCGCGGATCTCGTCCAGACGGCGCTGACGCTGGTGGTGCTGGCGATCGTCGCGGTCATCGTGGGCTGGCGGATTCATGACGGCGCTCTGAAGGCGCTGGGCGCGTTCGGGCTGCTGCTTCTGCTCGGCTACGCCTTCTCGTGGATCGGCGCGCTGATCGGCCTGTCAGTACGGACGCCGGAGGCGGCCACCTCGGGCGGGCTGATCTGGCTCTTCCCGCTGACGTTCATCTCGAACGCCTTCGTGCCGTCCAGCAAGATGCCCGCCGTCCTGGGCCATATCGCCGACTGGAACCCCTTCAGCGCGACGGTGCAGGCGTCCCGGCAGCTCTTCGGCAATCCGGAGGGCGTGGTCTCGGACGCCTGGCCGATGCAGCATCCGGCGCTGGCGTCGGTCCTCTGGTCGCTGCTGATCATCGTGCTCTTCCGGACGCTGGCGGTGCGCAAATACCGCTCGGCGACCGCCTGA